Within the Saccharopolyspora gloriosae genome, the region ACTCCGAAGATCATCAGTGGTTGCACGCCGCTGTGCGCCAAGTACGGTGTCGCCTTCTACGGGAGGTTCGTCGAATCCCTGGTGGTCTCCCGCGGAACCAGGGAAGCCGAGATGGCGAAGCTCCTGGAGAACAGCTACCGCTACGTGAACATCGCGCTGGTGAACGAAGTCGCGCTGTTCTGCGACCGGATGGGCATCGACGTGTGGGACGTGCTGCACTGCGCAGGCACGAAACCGTTCGGATTCGCCCCGTTCCAGCCCGGCCCCGGCGTCGGTGGCCACTGCATCCCCGTCGACCCGCGCTATCTGGAGAGCAAGGCGCGCAGCGCGGGGTTCACCTTCGACACGTTGTCCGCCGCCCGCGCGGTCAACGAACGGATGCCCTCGCACGTGGTGCTGCGCGCGGCCGAACTGCTCGCCGCACGAGCCAGGACGCTCGCCGGATCGAAGATCCTGCTGCTGGGCGTCGCGTACAAGCGCGACGTCGCCGACACCCGGGAATCACCCGCGTACCCGGTCGCCGAAGAACTGCTCACCCGCGGGGCCGACGTCTCGTTCCACGATCCCGAAGTAGCCGAGTTCGAAGTGGACGGTCATCGGGTCCGCAAAGAACAACGGCTTCCGGAGGCGTTGTCCGACGCGGATCTGGTGGTCCTGCTCCAGGCCCACTCCTGCTACGACCTCGTCGAGATATCCAACTCCGGTTGCACGCTGCTCGACACCCGCGGCAAGTCCGCGGGTGGCGCGGTGACCCTGCTTTGACCCGCCGCACCGATTCGCACCCGAATCGGGACCGATCTTGCGCGGAGCCAGGACTCCGCGCGGGCCGCCCACACCGTTCCGACAGGCGTGGGCGGAGCACCTGTTCAACAACGATTCATCAAGGAGGATGGCCATGACTGCGGCTATCGCGAATGACCGCCTGCGCAAGCGCTTCGCCAAGTGGGACCTGGACGGCAGCGGCCGTCTGGAGCGCGCGGACTTCGAAAAGGAAGCCGTGCAGATCGCCCAGGCCTTCGGCAAGGACGTCGAGAGCGCCGAGGCGCAGGCGGTCCGGGACGCGCTCACCGGTCTGTTCGAGTACCTGGCGAACGCCGGCGGCCTGACCGCGGGCGGG harbors:
- a CDS encoding nucleotide sugar dehydrogenase; its protein translation is MSVDLVVVGLGYVGLPLASAACTAELRTVGLDVSDEVVAGLNAGRSHVGDVPHEAVAEMVAAGFTATTDPAVLGTADTIVLCVPTGLSPAGEPDLSAVRRAAETVAARLRTGTLVVLESTSHPGTTEEVVRPILERASGLRVGEDFHLVYSPERIDPGNERFSMHNTPKIISGCTPLCAKYGVAFYGRFVESLVVSRGTREAEMAKLLENSYRYVNIALVNEVALFCDRMGIDVWDVLHCAGTKPFGFAPFQPGPGVGGHCIPVDPRYLESKARSAGFTFDTLSAARAVNERMPSHVVLRAAELLAARARTLAGSKILLLGVAYKRDVADTRESPAYPVAEELLTRGADVSFHDPEVAEFEVDGHRVRKEQRLPEALSDADLVVLLQAHSCYDLVEISNSGCTLLDTRGKSAGGAVTLL